A window of Rhipicephalus microplus isolate Deutch F79 chromosome X, USDA_Rmic, whole genome shotgun sequence genomic DNA:
GTACGTATTCTCTCTTACTTTGGCGACCAAGTTAAAAGGAGTAACGCGCGCTTGTTATCTAATGCGAAGCCTGCGATTTTTTTTAGAGCTGTAATGAGTTACCAGACATGCGTTCAGAGTGTCGTTAAATTAACTTGCAACGGCAGTGAAGACGTGATCAATGATGACGACGTGTGGAAGTACGCTGTGAAGCATTACGGCGCTTACAACTGGACCTGTCGCAACAGCAGCTACAATGGTGAGTGTTCATGTTTAAAAATGACAATGAAGTGATTTCCGCAGGGCCGTAATTTAGGGAATTTTAGCATAAGCGGGGTTAGCACGAGCAAATGCTTGCACGCAACTTTCATTGTCTCTAGTAGAAAAAGTCCTTTGATTGTTTACGGTGTTATATTTTATAGATATGTGCCGCAAAGAGTTTCTTCTTGGGAACCTTACTGAGTGCGTCGGTTTCATTACGATATCTGTTGTTCCAATGAGCAAGGACAAAATGAACCCTCTGCAGCTGCGGAAAGCTTGCAAGTAAGTGCCTTTTACGCGGAATCAGCACCATCTACATTTAATTACTTATCACGGCAGTGGTGTAGGCTCACGGGATCGCGCGTACTTAATAATCATTCTTACCTGCAGCTCTCTGTTGGGCTTTCAACGATGTGTTCTATCTCGTGTGCTAAGCTCTTGCCAGTACAACAGTGCCGTGCTTGAAACGCCCGAAATTCGTCGCTACACGCACGAGATCTACGATCAATACAAGTGGGTGTGTGATGTTCCCGACAGTAGTGACATTGAAGGTAAGGCGCGCTGTACACAAATCGGGGTTACATTTTATACCTGTTGCTTTGCGCCTGACCTGTTTGGGCGTCGGGCTTGACGTCAAAGTTTTACTGATCTTTTCGCAGAAGAAATTGCTTGCAACGACATGAATATCGTCCAGCACCTCAAGAACTGCTACCCATTTGTCGCTTATAATGTCATACCTAACGTACAGCACACAGACATCGAATCCGGGATTCGAACCGCTTGCAGGTGAGTAGACGTTTTAGCAGGACATGGTCCTGATCGTGGGGCTTGGTCGCGCATGAAAAAAAGCGTGTTGCTGTCAGGAGTAGTATACACCTGTACAGTTCCTAGCTTGATTTAAACCAACAAAAGTGGTTAATACAAAGAAGTCTATTGCGCAAAGGTGGTCATTAGACTAATTACTCCCATAACATCCGTAAATTTTGCGCAATTTACGTGTACCTTTGAGTAGGCTTAGCTTCTTTTATTTCTTGGCGACATTCAACTGGAGGCGACGGGACGTAGGTGCTAAGTGTAGCCTGCTATTTGGCCATTAAAGCGAGTTTTGGTCATTCCTTTGTGCAATGGTTTGATGAAGGCTGCTCCTTGTGAAAAACCAACAAACGATAATTTCTGCTTCACACATTGCAAGAAGCCTCCATTGTATGCTCatattctaaaaaaaaacacgcagtgGTGTACGGGATTACCAGTTGTGCATCAACACTGTGCTGCAAACCTGCAAGCATAACGCTACCTCCCTCGACGATATGGTAGTCAAGTATTACACCAACGAAGTATTCAGCAAGTACAACTGGACGTGCGAGACCGGTTAGTAATAGGCGTGCTTTTTTTTCATCCCCTATAATAATTCTAAGATCCCTACTTACACCGAAAATTCTTTCTAGGCACCTTCTGCCGGGAAACTGAGCTCATCAAGAACCTTACCCACTGTAATGGTTTCCTCACGTACAAAGTACTTCCCAACATACTAGACAAGCACCACTACGGAAAGCTACGCATTGCTTGCAAGTGAGTGGTTTCAAGATTTCAGCGTGATTCATGAGCCTTGCGTTCTGGCAGGCATCTGACGTACTGGTATTGATTAACCTACGCAGGGGCATCAAGGATTATCGGAAGTGCCTTGACTACACTATTGATATGAAGTGCAGATACAGCAAGATATTAAATAAGGACAATATTTGGGCAAAAATATCTAAAAGCTATCAAGCATACAAGTGGGCTTGTGATGCTTACTTGCCAGGTAAAAGAAGCGATAGTAATTACCAAAAAATGACAAACTGTTTTCATGAGAACTCGCTTACTGAGCATCGTGCGTGGTCTACGCAGAGACGGAGTGTGACGAGCAAAGGCTGGAAGAAACCCTGAATGAGTGCGCGGGAATCGTTGAATATGACGTCAAGCCGTACACTGACAATCCCAGGGACACGGAGCGAATGAAGACGGCATGCATGTAAGTTCCCCGTCCCGACAACTTGGGCATACGTGTGCTacaaaacaaattttttttctaGGAATCTGAGGGAAGCGCAAAACTGCGCTAAGCTGTCCATGTTCCAAGTTTGCGACAACCTTGCCGTGCCCGACAGTGCCAACATAAAGAGGCTCTTGTACCACATCATACAGAAGTACAACTGGACATGCGTTCTGGCTGTAGATTACAAAGGTATGAAATTTTTCTCGTTTAGTGATTTTAACAATATATCTCCGCGTAAACGGGGCTCACAGGGTCAGAAATTATGCTTTGTTCTAGCATGAAGTGCACAATGCGAAAACACTTCAAAACAGTATTCAATGAAGCcagttggcttttttttttggggggggggggggtgcagggcAAAACACACACGGACAAAGGTGCATAGTTGACACCATGGGCACTATTATGCGTCTCTGTCCGCGTGTTTTTAGCGCTGCAACTCTAAAACGTTTGACCATGAACCAACTCAACCAAACCAAAGTTCTGCTAGTTGGTTTGTAGCTAATACTGGTTCGAGCAGcaggactccccccccccccaaaaaaaatagagagaaagagagaggacaGACAAGGGCGTTACTGCACTAACTGAATTGATTCCTTTGTGCGGCTAAATAAATTATCAAACGCGTGCAGACACCAACAGATACAAACTTGCGCCTCGTGTTTCCACGAACTAACAATAGCTCGTGACAATGTAGAAGTGCTTTGAAGATTTAGACAGGGATGTGACGAGACGCACAGCGCATCCGTCACTTACCTCTGTCCGCGTCTATGAATCGCCTCTACATTGTTATCACACGCAACCAACTGGGTGCGCCGATATTAGCTGCGAGAGAGAGACATAGATTTTCTCGTACGAACCACTGACGCATGTGCTTTCCTCCTCGATGGCTTGGGTTTTATTCTCGCTATCGCCAATAGATAAGGCCCGAAAACGGTGTTCTTGCCTCCTGAAAAGACCTCAATCCAGGTGCCGTTGTGTAGAGGCTGACAAGAAAGGAACCTGTGCGAAGAAGCGCTGGATAAGATGCGAGAACGTGGTCATGTAATACTTCGGCCAAACAGGTCAATGTCTTAATAAGCGGACATAATAAATGCTGCCTTCCTAGAGACAACAGCACCTTGCGGCGGCTCACTGCAAGGACTGTGCATGACACAGGTACCTTGAGCAAAACTTTGTTATATAAAGAAATGACAACAACCTAAACGGGAGATACAGGAAACCCCCGAGATCGATAATGGAGGCACGTGCATCAGAGCAGCGTCAATGCTTCTGGCAAGAAAATAATTTCTGGCAGCTAATAGTTCATTGAATCACCACGAGGCGCGAAGCAATGGTACTACCTGTTGTTGTCTGTGGGCCCTTAGCTGTTTTGTCGCGGACACAAATAAAATTCAATTGTTAAGTAAAGTGAAGCCCTTTCCAGTCCTTTggtcaccgtttttttttttattctgctgtTCGAACCAATATTTGTTGAAACACTGAACTTCGAAATAAAGCAAGTAGGGCTTACGCCACCTAGGTGGCGTTAATAGACCACTTTGATACCAGCATCCATTCGAGTGCTGGCATCAGTACTGCCAACCTGTGGAGCCACTTTTTTCCTCTCTGAAGTGAAAAAAATCCCTTGATTAGAGTTTCTAACTAAGTAATGCGCATACTTTTGTATCCTCAGCCATCAGTTTGGGTACTGTCAGCATAGTTTCAACTTGAAATGCATAGAGTGGAGCAAAAATCATCTTTAGAGACAAAATTTGTCATGACTTGACTTGGTTATCGGGAGTAGTTGCTCATGCCAGTCGTATGATAAAAACATTTGATGTCTTATTCAAATCCATGCTCACACATccaatgacgccgacgccgacacttACGCTGACGCCTGCGTTTCTGCGAAACGAggtctttaacgctattgcgttagtGTATCACGTGCTACGtactaaaaccacgatatgattaaggCATGCCGTTGTggtgggttccggaaatttaaGAACATGTTCGATATTGCTGTAATTTACATTCAAGATGTACACTATACCATATGGTCGGAATGGCAAAAAGTTATTATTGCACTCTTTTCGTTTTTAAGTACGTTCGATCCACTCTTTTGTGAGGATTATTTATTACTTGAAAGGCCTAAAAGTTCATATATTCCAGTCCTTTGCTCGccgttttttttctgcttttcagACCAATATTTGTTGAAACACTGAACTTCGAAATAACGTTATTAGGGAGGACTCCGAAACTATAAGATTTAAGAATAATGCACTAAACTAAGTGATTTAAAACGATGAAATAATTATTCGACAACCGAGAATATTGGAGGAAGTAACTATATATCGCAAGTATTTTTGTTAGAACACGTTTATTTGCTTCGCTCATGCTATACACGCAGCGGAACAATTCCGAAACATCAACAAATCAAATTTCACCATGTAGTACAAAGCAAGCTGATATGAGCTAGAGTCGCTTGTTTTGGACTATCTGATAGGCGACACTTAAGCATTTCGGGGTCTGATCGTACATTCAGTGTAacctattcattttttttttcaccgcaaaGCCCAAGCGATATGCGACAAGTCGAGCTTGCTGGAAAATATAACGGAATGCATGGGCTTCATCACGATCAGCCAGCCAAGCCAGTTTCATTCCTCAGGAAGCCGTCGGTCGGAGTCTCTATGCAGGTAAGATCACGGTGTTTCTTCAAATTATCACGACTCCTCACTGttcctttttaaagacgatagtctttcttggggaccttcgacagaaaagttttggtctgtctgttcttTTGTCTGTTCATCCTTAACGACATCTTAAAGTCTAAATGGCACCTAACAATACTCCAAACGGACGACCCTATCCGCAgctcccaccaatattgctcaatattcagtgttcatacttgtgcgattgtcaattaaaaagcaattattgcgcatatctgaggcattgTAACGACGCGTCAATAGTCTTTATCTGTGCCTTTtgactagaaaatgcatacataagtaattctaaggaccataatAAAGaccatacataagtaattctaagcgttgcatcacgctgtgctgacgatgcaacgcttgcacgaaaaggcgagtgtttccaacgcttcgctacgacggcacggtggtggcacctacccgtcaccttgcgttctacaccttatcacctccgagacgggcgcgcacgctgcgcgcgcttcgttttccaagataactgccagatagcgctcatgtctcatgtgtgccgagatgcgctcgttcgcctccgctgcacgcccgaggcactctgacgcagcgcctccagaataccatccaccaattttcttgcgcagaacatcaaataaacgttttgttcactctctccagacgcaagaggcgacatttgcagtataacatgcagatacgcaGCCAATTTTTTCCCTTTATTGCAGTCACTACCAGGACTACAGGAATTGCGTCGCAGACAAGATAACAAGCGCATGTCAAACCTACGATGATCTGCTGGAGCATCCCGACGTTTTGAACGCCACGACTGCCGCGGTGACTGCCGTCAAGACAGCTTGCTCGACGAAAGTGTCCGCGGGTATGCTGCTTTTTGCCTTCAACAGTCGCCTTATCATTTAACAGGCACCAAAAATAGTGCGACTAAAAGTTTAAATCAGAGCACGATATTTTATTTCAGACAATCAGTGGCCACAGAAAACGGCACCAACACGAGTGCTGTTCTTCCGCTTTCTCAGTCCTTTCTTACCGGTATTCATGGGCGTGCTCACAAGGGGGGCTTTCAATAACTTTAGGGAGGTGCCAATTCTACCCCCTAAGACAGTCGGCTGCTAAtgcacaggtcgcgggatcgaattccggctgcggcggctgcattttagatggagacatggtgcaggcccatgtgctcagatttgaatgcacgttaaaaaaaaccaggtggtcgaaatttctggagtccttcgCTACGGcgcctctcctaatcatatggtggtttcgttaCGTTAGACCCCTCATATCAGTAAACCGATTCCACCTCATATCTTTACTCTGGTGGGCATGTTTTATCGATGCTTCAAGCTGCAGGTTAATGACGCGCAGGTTTTTGACGATAATGGTGGCAGAGGACTCCTGGCGCAGCATGTGAAAACCCGTTTGTTGCCTATTTGTATTCCATGATGGCCGGGGACCGAAGGCAGGCCGTTGTGTGGATAGCCCGTAatcgcttcattttcatttttgcatCCACATcgaatctttttcttttttggaaatTGATTGGAGGAGATGGGGCTGCGCTGAGACTTACCcccatattctagaacgtcccttcactcaacgctccaccttcacttgagaaaggcgATGGAAGCGCCGTCTGTAGTCacagcaagtcactgcatatcagcgataatctttgcgattcttgagtagcgcagcgccattttcagccgagcggcggcgcagtgttcaactctgtcaagtgaagggttaAAGTCGAGTTgagaagcgtttgtgaatatgggggttaACCTTTCCATATGGAGAACCATGCCAAGGGCATATGCTTGTACTTTCGCACTTCAGTGCTTGTCTTCAGCATGAATGTGAACCAACTCACCCGCATCGCTGTTATTTATGATATCGCGTGCCAAACTGCATCACTACGCCTCCTAACGGCTTAACAGCTAGCTTAGAAAATAAGTACTGCGCACGCGCATCCTTTTCTGCCTTCCGGTCTCCTCGTTCGCTCGCTGCAACCGCGTAAACACCGGAACGTGGGACAAAACGCTAGGGGTGTGGCTTACGCAGACGCTTGCCTTGTGTCCCGAGCGAAGATATTGTTACAAAAGTACCTTGTTCGAAAAAGTCTTCGCCATTACACATCACTGAGTGCTTTCACATGGACTGCAAAATTGGCACCTTGTGTTCTCCACTTGCATAATATTTCTAGTGAGGTTCCCACCTTTATTAGAAAGCCAAATCCAAAGGTGCCTTAATAAGGAGACATACGTAACGCAAACAGAGCACATCATATCATACTTCCTCGTGCTCCGTAATATGATTGTGCGCGTGATTTTCAGCACATGACCGTTTGGTGAAAATAAGTACTCAGCGCAACCGCCATAAATCAATAATCGTAAAAAAACATGATAAAATCAATCATCACTTCGAGATGTTGCGCACACCCAACAAGGATGACAGTGGTTGCTTGACTTTAAGTTGCGGCAGTGAGAATAAATAGTATTCGATGGTTGTGCTCAGGGAGCACAATAATTTAGTTGAGAATACAGTTGTATCAGACTATTTGTCAATGCACTGCAAAAGTTCTCACTGTGAACCACTTTTTGGACCGTGctcagtaataaaaaaaaactgaggataAGCTGACACGTGAAGTCATTGCGCGAAGTAATTGCGTGAAGTAATTGCGCGAGCACTCTTTTTGTGACCCTCTACAATAAGGAAATGGAATTTTGGAACGTCGACAAGACGTAGGCAGTGTTCAACAACATTAAGAtgtctgttgttttttttaactttatCCTTTATTTGGTTCTTGACCTAAGATTGCTTTCATTGGCTTGTTGGGTCTACAAAAAGCTATAGTCTGTCAGAAAATGAAGGATCAGTTGCAGTACGGTCCTTGTCCTGTGTACTTCCGTCATCCACGTCTATATGTATGCTGTAGTCTGCTATGGTCTGATACCAAACACGTAGTAATGCATGTCATTGGGATAGTTCGTTTATCGATCTCGAATGCATGTTTAAACAGCGCGAGGACAAGTTAGACTCGCAGAACACACACAGATGAAGCGCACACTTCGAAGTGTGTTTATTTCTTgagggtacaacatttataaatTTTGGCAAGAAGTAATCTCACCGATAACCATACAATCTGCGGAAATGTGGTAAGACCGCGTGCGCGCTACAATATCGGAAACATTCTAATGTGTCTATCTGATGAATCTATTTCCTTACGTGATAAATATAATGAAGGTGAACAAACCCACATATCACCTATTTTTGCTACGGAGAATGCTTGAACAATCTCCTTTTGTTATTGTTCTTGCCTTGGAAAGGAATTGAGTTCAAAACCGGGCGCTACCTTAGTGAATgcgcacaagaacacaagcgatcTATGCGCACTGGCTCGGGCAGTAATCTTGCCTTACACTGCAAGAACTGCGACAGCTGTTTTCGCAGATGGAAACAAGAAAATTCTTTCCAAACCAAGAACAGGAAAGGAGATTTTCGAGGCATTTTTCAAAGCAAAAAGACGTTACACGTGTGTTTGTTCACTGTCATTATCTTTATCAAAAAAGGAAATGATTTATTAGATAGCTCATTTGGATCCTTCAGATTGCAGCACGCACGTGGTCTTGCCACATTTCCGCAGAATGTATGGTTATCGGTGCTATTGCTCCTTACCGAAAGTTATGAATGTTCTACCTTCAATAAATAAACATAGTTGGATGTATGCTCTTCGTGTGTGCATGTTCTATGTGTCTACCTTGTTGCCGTTTTCGCGCAGTTTAAACATGTCTTCAAAATGAAACACGTCCAATGTGAAAACATGCCATAAAGCCATTTTCAGAAATAAAATAGTTAATTACGTTAGGTACTAACCTACAATTGAGTTAATATAGGCTCAGCATAAACATTGAAGTGATATAATGTTAAAAATGGCTATACCTATATATCGATATGGTACAGAACTAATAAAACACACCAGAAACCACACTTAAGACCTTGTTCTACAACAAGTTATGAAGCGGCATATTTAAACGTACGTTATTGACGAACATTGCGCGTTACGTTTTAGAAGTAAATTTTCTCCAAATCTTTATATCTCAATGATTCGCAAACACGAATTATTACGCTTCGATGTAACACACATCTCCATCACAAAACTAAGAGAAGTGTTTACGTAACGTCATTCTTTTTTGCTGAAAGGAAAGATAAACTTACCGTAGGCACATGATAACCCTTAACttgttattatttgttttttgctaACAGGAAGCGTATGCTCGACGTCCAGCCTGCGGAAGCAGTACACGACGTGCATGGGGTATTTGCGAAAGTACGCCATTCCTCGGTTACACGACACGTCGAGCCCGGCAAATTTGAAGATCGGTTGCAAGTAGGTGTCGCTCATTTCGTATTCGCTGTTGCACCTCTTGAAGTCGCGCATCGACACGCTATATGCCACTCTGTTTTCAGATACCTCGAGAATTACAAGAAGTGCTTGGCTTTGAAAACCGACATAACCTGCACGAAGCTCAAAAACTGGGCGAACAATGCGGTGAAGCGCCAGTTCGAGCGACCGCTTGAAATGTTCGAGACATTGTGCCGGACAGGTAAACAGAGAAATGGCTTTTGTAGCtgttttctaaactatctgttttttttttcagacgtgcATTGTGAGCCCAGTAACATCGTGAAAGAGTTTGAACAGTGTAGTGGCATTCTGCAGTACAATTTAATTCCTTTTTCGTTGGACAAGAGAAACTCTGAGAGATTGGGGGTTGCTTGCTCGTAAGTGCCCCAGCCTGCAAATCTtcacttttttctcatttacttgTTCTGTGACGACGCGGATGTTATTTTGCAGAGCACTTCGTGCTTACCAACAGTGCCTTGCCATCAAACTGTCACCCTGTGCGGCAAGACCGGGCTTTGTTTCGAATTTGGAAATACGGAACTTCACAGTAAACACCATAGAGCAGTACAAGTGGGTCTGcgactacgtgccacagggtaagtTGCACAACTTTCCTGTGACAGCACAGTTGGTCTCGAGAGACGTGAGATTAAGATAACCCAGTTCTATTTGTTCAAATATATTTTCCAAAttcatatatatatgtaataaTTGGTTTTACGTTTCAGGCTAGTTGAACGCTTTCGACACAGATAAAACATGAACTAGTAAATTGACTGGGCTTGTTATAGGCACAATGCACTGGTATTATTGTCGTTTTTTCAAACCCTACTGTACATACGACTGAACTATTTTATTTAGCAAAGGAGGGTGGGAGAGAGGGAGGAGGGAGGTGTGATATGCACTAAGACGCGCTTGTCATTTGTTTTCTATGCTTTTTGTACGATGAGATTACACGTGTGGTCGGAGATTACGCGAGACTTGTTTTTGCATGTTTGCATGAATTGCTTATTTGTTGTGCTACGCTGTCAGCAAAAGTGCGCGATTCGCCTATATTGAAGTACTATCTATATTATATTTGTATGAATGTGTTGTCTTAGTGTGCCCGGGATAGAAACAACCGTTTTGTCAGCATGTGTCAGCAATGTATCGGCTTGTATTAACAGTTCACGTTCGGAAAACTTTGTGGACATCCTCTTTGATAAAGCTACCTGCAATTCGTTAGTTCCGCTGTATATTATAAGTTCACTTAAATATGTCACGTATCCTGGCAGTCGTGATTATGTTGTTTACTGTTCTTTAGTAATCACAACAATTTTATGCATTCACTGCATTTCTCGGAAATTCTTATTTATTTCAGGTATTTGCCGAGAGAGAGAGGCAGTAGCTATGTTTCAGGAATGCTTCAAGTACCTGGCGAATCATTCACGAAAGAGTTTGGCTAGTAACGGGCGAAGCAAACCGCGTTACTTCGAGAACATGTGCAGGTCGGTTGTCAGTTTATTCTCTCCgtagtgtcattttttttttactactgaAAGTCTCTAATATGTCCGACCCCCATTCTTACAGTGATGTGAAGGCTTACCAGTTCTGCATCCATTCTGCCATGGAAACGACGTGCAAACAAGAACTGCTAATACCGGAGTCTAGCGAAGTACGAATGTTCACGAGGAATTATTTCAACGCCTATAACTGGAGCTGCGATTTGTTCATGGGAAACTATGCCAAGATGGATAGTGCACATTCAAGCAAAGGTAGATGGTTCTGCCAGCAACACTTATTGCTGTTGTGCAATGTTTAGGACGTGTATATTTTTAGCTAATAGTACAGTTgtactattttatttatttatgttttttattgtttcagGCTTAGCTTGTACAAAAGCGGGACTTCTATCGTCACTGAGAATTTGCGCTGGATTTTTGCAAGTTCGTGTGTATCCAAAGCTGGACAAGTTCGTTAACAACGCCGAATTGTCTGATGCCTGCAGGTATGGCTAGCTGTTAGACAGAACTCATGCTGGATGACTAGTTTTCTTATACAGCCTCATAGGGCTGTTTCTAAAGTAACTAATCTTCATCTTTACAGTGGCCTCACCGATTTTGAGTACTGCACTACAATGCAGATTAACAAGCAGTGCGTAGGTCGCAACTTACAAGTTCTTCAAGATCCAGAAATACTGTTTTTTACAAAGGTCCTTCCATCAGATTACGCCTGGGTTTGTACTACACAGAGTCACACCGGTACGTAAAGCGTGTTTTGTGGGGTGTGACGTAAATTCTCactgtaccgaagcatagtggcgccagctctgtgccagcgtgaaagaagacgttgacgtccgtgtgtggctcgtagtctgccagccagtcctcgacatcttgatcttcagtgccgttgtataccgGTGGGTCACGCAGatgaagtacaccagaacacatgacaggtggcagcgtggaagagccttgtgggggatcgacgcgctcggtcatcgcggactgagatggtagcttacggctgcggagctccaggacgttacccagcacgtttccaccaaatgcaacgagcaaggttgcgtaaaaacacaggttattattccagaaacgttagccgcaacaagctggtacaggcgggaacccggcaagcacgagccacacacggacgtcaacgtcttctttcacgctggtacagagctggcgccactatgcttcggtacatcACATATAATTCCTGAAGGGAGCTACAGCGTGGTGTGAATCACTCACGAAAAATTCACTACTTTCCAGAGCCACTCTGTTCTGAAGAACGCTTGATGGAGGACCTCAAAGAGTGCTACAAGATTATTCAAGAAAAGGTGACGCCTTATTTGCACGACCAGAAGAGTCAGGTGAAAACTGTGCGAAATGAAGCTTTAGGACTTCTGGCTTGCAGGTACGAAGACTGAGGCCATACAAGTTGATGATGCGTCTTGTTCCGCATGGTTGTGactattttgtttctttgcatATAGGAGTGTCCTAGATTACCAGTCCTGTGTTGCCAAAAAAACCGAGCATTGCGCTCGGTCGTCGCCCCTGCTACAAAAATCTGAAGTGAAGTACTACATTTCGGACGTCTTTCACATGTACAACTGGACGTGCTACCAGAGTAAGCATGCCAATCCCACGCGAGAATTATACAGTTTCGCTTTTCCATGCTAACTTCCCGCATGTTCTGGCGTGCAGAGGCACTGACATGTCGGGCCACCGACGTCGCCAAAAGTTTGGAGACTTGCCAAGGTTTCCTAGACATAGGCGTTTTGCCGTTTTCTGGCAACAACACAAAACTCAACCAGATATATGCAGCCTGCAGGTTAGTACAGTCCCAGGTGCTGTATTAATGACCTTTTGTCTCATCAATATTTGTTGCACTCGTTTTGCAGAGGTACCCAGGAATTCCAGGGCTGTGTCAAGAACACAATTTGGCGCCGCTGTCCAGGCAGCAGCGATGCTTTGAATTCAGCAGAAGTAATGCGGTACACTGAAGAGCTGTTCGACAAGTATAACTACACATGCCAAGCTACGACCGATATGAATAATGGTACGAAAAAACGCTGCTGTGTATTGTTAACCGTTTTACAATGAGGCAAAATCTTTCAGCAGATGACTTTTATAACATCAATATAGCTGAGAACTAACTATATTTTTAGCGAGTAGTTTCTAGTGTGAATAGCGCCTTCAAAAAAGAAAGCTGATGCAAATTGTAAATGAAGGCTTCTGTTGAATGATTGATTCATGTAAAAAATCGTTACTGGATGAGTTTCTTACTCTCTCGCATACAGTggatttttt
This region includes:
- the LOC142775097 gene encoding uncharacterized protein LOC142775097 → MSYQTCVQSVVKLTCNGSEDVINDDDVWKYAVKHYGAYNWTCRNSSYNDMCRKEFLLGNLTECVGFITISVVPMSKDKMNPLQLRKACNSLLGFQRCVLSRVLSSCQYNSAVLETPEIRRYTHEIYDQYKWVCDVPDSSDIEEEIACNDMNIVQHLKNCYPFVAYNVIPNVQHTDIESGIRTACSGVRDYQLCINTVLQTCKHNATSLDDMVVKYYTNEVFSKYNWTCETGTFCRETELIKNLTHCNGFLTYKVLPNILDKHHYGKLRIACKGIKDYRKCLDYTIDMKCRYSKILNKDNIWAKISKSYQAYKWACDAYLPETECDEQRLEETLNECAGIVEYDVKPYTDNPRDTERMKTACMNLREAQNCAKLSMFQVCDNLAVPDSANIKRLLYHIIQKYNWTCVLAVDYKAQAICDKSSLLENITECMGFITISQPSQFHSSGSRRSESLCSHYQDYRNCVADKITSACQTYDDLLEHPDVLNATTAAVTAVKTACSTKVSAGMLLFAFNSRLII